The Vibrio chagasii genome includes a region encoding these proteins:
- the proQ gene encoding RNA chaperone ProQ, with amino-acid sequence MENTEKLKNSKEVIAYIAECFPKCFTLEGEAKPLKIGIFQDLAERLNEDEKVSKTQLRAALRQYTSSWRYLHGVKAGAERVDLDGNACGTLEEEHVEHAKATLAESKAKVQARRKEQAQKAREEGKAKPKAKKAPQPRRQAPKAPKVEKPVETRALNADEFIAGKEVNVNMGKGNMAATIVEINKEDVRVQLANGLQMVVKAEHLRA; translated from the coding sequence ATGGAAAACACTGAAAAGTTAAAAAACAGCAAAGAAGTTATCGCATATATTGCTGAATGTTTCCCTAAATGCTTTACTTTAGAAGGTGAAGCGAAGCCACTTAAAATTGGTATTTTTCAAGATCTTGCTGAACGTCTAAATGAAGACGAAAAAGTAAGTAAGACTCAGCTTCGTGCAGCGTTAAGACAGTACACATCATCATGGCGTTACCTGCACGGCGTAAAAGCTGGTGCAGAGCGTGTTGACCTAGACGGCAACGCGTGTGGCACACTAGAAGAAGAGCACGTTGAGCACGCTAAAGCTACACTTGCAGAAAGCAAAGCTAAAGTTCAGGCTCGTCGTAAAGAGCAAGCACAAAAAGCTCGCGAAGAAGGCAAAGCGAAACCTAAGGCGAAGAAAGCTCCACAGCCTCGTCGCCAAGCGCCTAAAGCACCAAAAGTAGAAAAGCCTGTAGAAACACGCGCTTTGAACGCTGACGAATTCATCGCTGGCAAAGAAGTAAATGTGAACATGGGTAAAGGAAACATGGCTGCGACCATTGTTGAAATCAATAAGGAAGATGTACGTGTTCAGTTAGCAAACGGCCTACAAATGGTTGTTAAAGCGGAGCACTTGCGCGCTTAA
- a CDS encoding GAF domain-containing protein, with product MKIEHYHRLTKQAVALIESETDMIANLSNISALLSMELDDLNWAGFYLMKGDELVLGPFQGKPACVRIPVGRGVCGTAVSTNTAQRIYDVHEFEGHIACDAASNSEIVIPFTIDGKIAGVLDIDSPNVGRFSEIDEEGLTFFMAEVEKLLNSHANKA from the coding sequence ATGAAAATAGAACATTACCATCGCTTAACCAAACAAGCTGTTGCATTAATCGAATCAGAAACCGATATGATCGCAAATTTGTCAAATATCAGTGCATTACTGTCGATGGAGCTTGACGATCTTAACTGGGCAGGCTTTTACTTAATGAAAGGCGATGAATTGGTTCTTGGTCCATTTCAGGGTAAGCCTGCATGTGTACGTATTCCTGTCGGTCGTGGTGTATGCGGAACTGCGGTTTCGACAAATACCGCTCAACGTATATACGACGTGCATGAGTTCGAAGGTCACATTGCTTGTGACGCGGCAAGTAACTCAGAAATTGTGATTCCGTTTACGATTGATGGAAAAATAGCAGGCGTACTGGATATCGATAGCCCAAATGTTGGTCGATTTAGCGAAATTGACGAGGAAGGACTGACGTTTTTCATGGCTGAAGTGGAAAAGCTGCTTAATTCGCACGCGAACAAGGCATAA